The sequence ACGTCGGCCAGATAGGGCGGCAGGTCGGCCGCCGAAGCTTGCAAGTGCTGTTCGAGGAGTTTTTCGAGATTCATGAGCGGACCTCCAAAACGGTTCGCAGATCGGAAAGAATGCGGTGCAGGCGGCTTTTGACCGTGCCGGCTTTCATGCCGAGCGCCTCGGCGATTTCTTCGTAGGTCCATCCGGCCAGGTGTTTGAGTACGACCATGGCCCGATCGTCAAGCGGCAGCTTTGCGAGAGCCTGATCAAGGTCCGGATCAAAGCCGGACCGGTAAGCACCGCGTTCGGGGACGGCTCCCACCACTTCGAATTTGCGACGACGCAACCGGGACCTGCCCCAGTTAAGTGCCACCCGGTACACCCAGCCAGTGGGATTGTCGTAGTCCTTGACGGTTTCCCACCGCTCGAAGGCTCGCACGAAGGCTTCGTCGGTGGCTTCCCTGGCCAACCCGGCATCCCGTAGCGAAACGCTCAGCGGCCGACACACAGCATCGTGCTGTAGCTGGAAGAAGTCTTCGAAGGACCCGGGGCGCAGCCCTCGAACTGCTCGATTGGGTTCAGTCACAATTCTCAACGTCTCCATCCTCTGTTGCGCCTAGGACGCACGAGAGGCAACGATTGTTCGCGGAAAGATCAAAAAGATTCAGCAGCCAAACTCCCCCACTCCGGCGGCCATTTGCGGCTACATCGCCGTGGCCGACACCAACGTTTTGAACCTGGGATGATCTCGCAGAGGAGCCAGCTCATCGTCGGTAGCAAGACCCGATATCAGGGATGCCGGAACCTTGGCCAGTTCGTCCAAGGCAGCTTCGGGGTTGCCAAGGCCCAGTTGAGCGTACGCCAGGTTGATCCGCGCCATACCGGCAACCCGCTCGTCGGTCGGTCCGAGCGCCAGGAAACGGTTCCCGGCCTCGAGAGAGATAGCAAACTGGTTGTCGCGTAATGCAACGACCTGGAGTTCGCTCAACGAGACGGCCAGGGTCGGGGTCGGCTGCCACGAGGCCGCCAGGATTGTTTCGGCCTGCTCGTCTCGATAGAGGGTGGCGAGCACGGCCCGCCGGGTCATCGAATCGGTTGACCCGACCAGTTCAGCCAGGTCCCTCAAGGCTCGAGGTTGCCGATCGCGGTAGGCCTGCAGCTCCCCGGGGGCACCGTCGCCGATCAGCGGGACGGCAACGGCATCGAGTGCTTCAGCCACCCAGGAATTACGATTCACCCGTGCCGCCCACCACGTCGACATGTACCCGACGTAGTCCAGGTCACCCGCAAACGGTTTGATGACCTCCCAGGCCGGGGTGGGATTACCTCGCATTTCGCCAGCCACCCCGAACACCACCGACCGAAGCCAGGGGGTTTCGGTCAGCATGTCACCAATGGGCTGGTGGGACACGGCGGTAAGGGTTCTCAAAACTCCTGCCAGATCGTTGGCGGCCGAATACAGGCGGACGCGGGTCCAGACATCACCAACGTCGGGATACTGATCGGACAGGCCCAGCGCGTCGGAGTGCCTTCCCAGCCTCGCCAATCGTTCCATCCGTGACTCAATCGCCCAGTTGCGATAGTTCGGAGTCTTGGCGTTGGCCTCGATTTCTTCGAGTCGGCGAAGGGTTTCGTCATATTGGCCAGCGGCCCACAGTGTGTCGATTTCGGCATTCCAGCCCTCGGCATCGTCGGACTCGAAGCGAATTGCCGTCAGCCGCCGCCGCACGTCGGTGAAGGTGAGGTAGGCGAGGTAGGCCACCGCCAGGTAGCCCCATCGGTAGGCAAACGGCGCAACGGCCAGGGCGGTAACGACCACCGAGGCGATCATCCAATGCTGGATGCGGCGGACTTTGAGCAACCTATAGATGGATTCGAGAATATGGGATCCGTCCGCTGTTCCAATCGGTAGGAGTTGGATGACCGCCCAAACCGCATTGAGGATCACCATCGCCGAAAAAACCGAAGCCACTACGGGAGGGAGCGAATCGCCGACCAGGTAGGAAACTGTCGCAACGACCCCCAGGAAGACCAAGCTGTAAACAATCCCGGCCGCTGAAATCCATATGTTGCGCCACTCCGGCACGCCGGACGGCATGCCGGTCGTATGGCCGCCCAACACTTCGAAGGTGATCACCGGGTCGCCACCGACTCTGCGGATCTCGATGGCATGACCCAACTCGTGCACGATGACGACCACGCCAACCACTGCCACGAACGGCCACAAGTAGGACGAACCGGAGGCAATCCAGAAGGCCAGGATGGCGAACGTCCAGATCGACGCTCCCATGCGGATCGGGATGCCGAATAGGCGCAAGCCCTTCCTGGAGGTTCCTTCGGCCAATCGATTCCTTTCGAGTCTCCCCAACCCTACTGACCCTCGTGACGGTCCCAGCCAGCCTTCCACATGGGTCGAACGACCCTAATTGGTCCATTTCCCTCGCTGGCAGCGGAATCTCCATTGCACAACGGTCGCCATAGGGTTATG comes from Acidimicrobiia bacterium and encodes:
- a CDS encoding sigma-70 family RNA polymerase sigma factor, giving the protein MTEPNRAVRGLRPGSFEDFFQLQHDAVCRPLSVSLRDAGLAREATDEAFVRAFERWETVKDYDNPTGWVYRVALNWGRSRLRRRKFEVVGAVPERGAYRSGFDPDLDQALAKLPLDDRAMVVLKHLAGWTYEEIAEALGMKAGTVKSRLHRILSDLRTVLEVRS